The Gigantopelta aegis isolate Gae_Host chromosome 3, Gae_host_genome, whole genome shotgun sequence genome segment CATTCTACAAGAATGGTCGCCCGGGGTTATATCACAGAAAGGTGGAAAAACATTTGTACACCAACCAGTTTAACAGATTAAGCTTTACTAATGATTGTTTCACAATTTCATTATGGAAAATATTGATctatatagtccttcccacagggaacgcctttttcatactatgaaatttactacaagatatttatttctgagccgattgatttctaaattgcacacaaaaatagtatgttttgttgttgtttccaaaacacttttatttttatttttatgtcaaaccaaactgaaattatttacaaaaaaaccctacatttttgtaggaggatgggacggactatagtatacATGTAGAGGTTTCTTTGCTGATAGCGGGaggattttctttcttttattttgaccaaatgtgctgaggtgtcgtggAACAAACATTCCTCTCCCAGTTTTCGCTTTTTACTATTTCTTGGGTCTGGATTAATGTTGTGAATCGGATAGTTTTCTCAACTACCGAGAGGAGGGTGTCGCTCATTGAGAGAGTTGGCTTGAAGTGCGACGGGTTACAGTATCGATCGCCATTGATGGCTTAGAGTGTTTTTACGTCCTAACCATTGACCCTCGACTGTGAAATGAGCTGCTCTCTCTGTGGAAGAATgcataaagtttcttttgtggAATGGCCTGGTTGCAGTGTGGCAGCGGGgtccaatctctctctctctctctctctctctctctctctctctctcctctctctctctctctctctctctctctctctctctctctctctctctgtgtgtgtgtgtgtttttaaacaatatttattcatttaaaataaatgaaatggatcGGCAAACAGGCTGTAGGCTTATGTATATGCCTCTAATTtgacataatacattaattgaaataaatgatgaaCATGAAagataacattacataaataacatttcagCCATTGCATACAAACTACAAATACTTTGTTAGATATAGAACTCGCATTCGTAAATATACATGAGCTACATgtgtaaacaatatataatacaaattgtgtgtgtgtgtgtctgtctgtctctttttcaCGAGTAGTGTAATGTTTGTCTAGCATTATAGGGTCTATCCTGagttttttatttgttcaccaaatcgtacgtacaaaaatatTTGACACCAAAAAACTTGGTTATAGAAATATTTATACTCGAAGAAAATATACCGAGTAAGTCAGTTGTAATtgtaataatgaataataatgtaataatttggcgaaaatgGCTACAAATTCAGGATAGTCCAGATCATTTTGTCTAGAATTTTAAAGATGTTcttttggtgtgtttttaatTACTGCAGTTTCcccatatattatatagatgatAAAGTGACATTGGAAACTACACAGCGAAAGAGCAGTGGCACCCTCTATCAAGATGGCGGCAGTAAGTATAACATTTTCTTATAAGTAATGTTGGAGATCGATTTAACGATATCTGATTGGCTAACCGGTCtcggttgtgtcgtggttaagccatcggacataaagctggtaggtacagggttcgcgaCCCGGtatcggcttccacccagagcgagttttaacgtcTTTATGGGTAGGTATAacgccactacactctcttctctctcactaaccactaactcactgttctagacagacagcccagatagctgaggtgtgtgcccaggacatcatgTCTGAAtcttaataaacacaaaaatacgttgaaatgaaatgaaatgcttgGCTAGCTATTCCACCATAGGCGTAAAAAGGattttatatggggggggggggggagacgtgAAAGGCAAATATATAAGATGGGGGGAAAGGTGTCATTGTCATTTTCTATTTGGCGTTAATCCTACGGGACCTTtgcaaattccatagcaccataatCAACTCTCACCCGATACCGACattggtcgggctgcttgtgctcccgtGCGGGCGACCATCTCTCGCATCCACCCCAAACCTGTTCCAGTCCTGGACAGAAGAgccggcgaaagtcgacacctgcacccacgACAGGCTTGTTCTAcaacagctggtcaaaggcgtgtggtatgtgctttcctgtctgtgggaaagtgcatctaaaaaggtcccttgctgcgttaggaaacattttgcgggtttcctctgatgactacgagtcagaattaccaaatatttgacattcaatagccgatgattaattaatcaatgtgctctagttgtgtcgttaaacaaaacaaactttcaactttCAATTAAAAAACTAGTAGTGAGGAAAATAGTACCTAATGGACACgaacatatcctcaaaaaagaaaagaaaaaagtttcaaataaattttatttatatataatatgtgtgtgcgcgcgcgcacgcacgcacgcacgcacgcacgcacaaataGCGTGGCGCACATGAGTGCTCCTGGacgttttttgttgctttttaaacttacaattttgaatctgttttTCACTGAATGTGGCAAACATCcatatagtaatgaatgtgaaatataaaaattacatttcccGTACTTTTTAACCAATTCCAAATTCAGTATATTTAtcgttgtgttttttttttttgggggggggtggtttttaaaattatttttggggggggatAGGAGGGGTACCCGATATACCACACTACTCGAGgcattgtattattgtatatatgcctctctatattataatttatatacatgtacttatgttATTTATCCTTTGATAGTCTCCTGTAAATCCTGTCCTATCTTGTCATGTAAAGCATTGTTGTCcatgtttccccatatgccgttcgacatgaggcgaaatgccaagggaattttgggggaggtttggaaggTATGAAACCAAACCAGATCTTACCTTCCAGTAATTCCGTGCGTACGAAAACAactacagtggcggatccagaaaatccatttgggtggggtggggggtgggggtgggggggggggggggtgacatgAGGCGggatcaaaattaatatataataaaattataaatgtcgcaacattatggggggggggggctcgggcccctgccccctagatccgcctctgaactATATATCAGGAGGAACATCAACCATTTAACAGTGACTGCTGTGTAGAGAGTCATtttgcaaatttaaaaatattgttttgtttaacgacaccaccagagcacattgattaattggctattggatgtcaagcatttggtaaatctgacacatagtcatcagaggaaacccgctacattttttcctaatgcagcaagggatcttttaaatgcactttcccacagacaggaaagcacataccgcggcctttgtccagttgtggtgcactggttggaacgaaaaaaacaacccaatcagctgaatggatccatccaggtggctcgatcctgcgacgcaagcacctcaagcgagcactcaacctactgagctaaattccgcacCCTTTTGCAATAAATTGCCAACAttattttgggctatttctcgtctcagccagtgcaccacgactggtatacaaaaggctgtggtatgtgctatcctgtctatgagatggtgcatataaaagatcccttgctgctaatcgaaaagagtagcccatgaagtggcgacagcgggtttcctttcttgataactgtgtggtccttaaccatatgtccgacgacatataaccgtaaataaaatatgttgagcgcgttgttaaataaaacatttccttcctatatcttaatatgtaattttagtcgccaGAAAGGCTCTCTTAGTCGAAAACGTCTTACATTGGCTGCAAACTTAGAAGTCGCTTTAATAAAACGAATATTacaaaaatcaactttaaatgGACGAGTcccaaaaacattaaaaaaaaaaaaaaatcacagtattgcaattttattgaaaaaccGAACTGTGGATGAGATTTAGCTTAATCGGTGGTGCGCCCGCCTGATATGATTGGGATGTAGGATCGAACGCCGTGGGGGACCTTTTGTTTTTCCCGTCTCAGCTAgttccccacgactggtatatcaaaggtcgtggtatgtattgtcttgTCTGTAGAAAGGTGTATATAAGAACCTCTGCCGCTAAAGGGAACATTAATAAGAGCGTGTTTTAGCTAAAGACCTTGTTAGAAAtatcaaatgttggacatccaatagccgatgattagtgtgttcaagtggtgtcgttaaacaaaacaaactttaaagaaattaattttaaattgtctTAGATTGAAAACGCGTTTAATTATTatgcttctttctttttttaacatcttttctttttcttttaaattaggCCCCTGTAACAGTGAAAACGAAACGCGAAAACATAGACGATACTAAATTCCAACAAGGAGCTACCATATCAAGTGAGCATTCATACCTCAAGAAATATGTTGTTTGGAATCCCTGGAGAGTTGCCATTAAAGCAGTTCGACCCAAAAACAAGTCCAGAAATTGGCGACACCGAAAAAATGGCATCGGGTACATGAACAGAGGTCTTTACACACCTGTTAAAGACACGTGTTCAATGTTCGAACTTGGAGTGATGGTTCCAAAGAGCAACAAGATATACGCAGTGTATTACAAAATTACCCGCCGCGGCTTTAAGAACAGTATCTATTCTTTCATGATGAAGGACACAGAGGTGGCGAAGGAAGTGGATCTGATCGTGAAACGACGGGGCACCATCTGGATTAGGCGGGGATTTTTAAACATATCCGGCAAACTGATGTTCAAGATCATACGCGAGTACGTCCGAACGAATTACAATTATGCATGGCGAAGCCGAGATCCCAAGACGGGCGTTCACAGATTCGTGAAGAAAGGTAAAGGATTTCTTATCTCTGGCAACGTCTTTCTACGTACTAACAGCGTAACAGCGCCGAACGCTGAGCCTGTTACAGAAGAAGATCATGACCCAGCAGAGCCTCAGAAGGAGTCATCGAGCGCAGACGAAAACTCGCGCCCCCCTAGCGAGAACGCATTTGACGCAAACGAGAACGCACCCGCAGGCGTAGGGAATGCGTCATCGCTTCGTACGGCAAACGGAAATGAAATAAACGAGTACATGACGTCAAGTTGTCCAGCATGGAAAGACGACAGAAATGTAGCTACGCTGTCGGGTTCGCACACAACGACGGAAAGCGACTACACTGCTGATTCCATAGCTAATTCCAAGGAGGAGACAATGTTCATAAAGCCGACGTATGATGTCAACGCGAATGCACCCTCAACGCTGAACGTGGACCCGCCGTCAGGTCGGGCGTCAGCAGTAGACACGTCGTCGAGAACAATGGCAGAAAGCGACTACTCTCTGTATTCGGCCATCTCCACTGAAGAGTTTGCAGAGACGGTGAAAGACTTTGACAGGAACGACAATGCGCCGTGCAATTCTGGATCAACATCATCTCGGAAGGACAGAAAAGTAATGACAAAAAAATTGTCCAAACCAGTTACAAAGTCGATATCGAAACCCGCGAGAAAAATAGAAACAGCAGAACGGGATTATTCTTTCTGCTCGACCGATTCTGAAGGAAGCGTCATCTCGGAAAATACCGCCATTAATAGAAACGAGAATGCACCAATTAGACCTGCGTCAGCGAAAAATGAAGGaaaggtaattaaaaaaacGAGATTGAAATACGCTAAGAATTCAAAGTCCAAATCGACTGACCAGTCCACGCCGCCAACGAGTAAAGACAATGAAGCTTCGGTCAGCCCCAAGGAAAAAGTGACATCGATAAAGCAAACCATTGGTAGAAAGAACAATGAACAATCCACATCTGTATCGCAGAAAAAGGATGCAAAAGTGATAAAAACAATAACGACAAAAGCCGCTaagaaaacaacattaaaaaccATTACTGAAAATGGAACGTTAAAAACTAAAGACTGTGAATCTAAGGAGAAGACTTCATGTATAGATGCACCATCGAAGAAGGATGAAAAAGTAAACAAGAAAGCAAAATCAAAGTCAGcaaccaaaaaaccaaaaaaatataCTGACCAAAGAAAAACTGAAGAAATAGTTTAGTGCTGTCTAAAAGGAAGAAGTCATAATTTGTAACTGCATCATCGAAG includes the following:
- the LOC121369129 gene encoding uncharacterized protein LOC121369129, whose product is MAAAPVTVKTKRENIDDTKFQQGATISSEHSYLKKYVVWNPWRVAIKAVRPKNKSRNWRHRKNGIGYMNRGLYTPVKDTCSMFELGVMVPKSNKIYAVYYKITRRGFKNSIYSFMMKDTEVAKEVDLIVKRRGTIWIRRGFLNISGKLMFKIIREYVRTNYNYAWRSRDPKTGVHRFVKKGKGFLISGNVFLRTNSVTAPNAEPVTEEDHDPAEPQKESSSADENSRPPSENAFDANENAPAGVGNASSLRTANGNEINEYMTSSCPAWKDDRNVATLSGSHTTTESDYTADSIANSKEETMFIKPTYDVNANAPSTLNVDPPSGRASAVDTSSRTMAESDYSLYSAISTEEFAETVKDFDRNDNAPCNSGSTSSRKDRKVMTKKLSKPVTKSISKPARKIETAERDYSFCSTDSEGSVISENTAINRNENAPIRPASAKNEGKVIKKTRLKYAKNSKSKSTDQSTPPTSKDNEASVSPKEKVTSIKQTIGRKNNEQSTSVSQKKDAKVIKTITTKAAKKTTLKTITENGTLKTKDCESKEKTSCIDAPSKKDEKVNKKAKSKSATKKPKKYTDQRKTEEIV